One window of Balnearium lithotrophicum genomic DNA carries:
- the rpsS gene encoding 30S ribosomal protein S19, giving the protein MGRSLKKGPYVNPKILKKVRKMNETGEKKVIKVWDRACTIVPEFIGHTFAVYNGQKFIPVYVTEQMVGHRLGEFSLTRTFRGHAGQKVAKKK; this is encoded by the coding sequence ATGGGACGTTCACTAAAGAAAGGGCCCTACGTTAACCCTAAAATACTTAAAAAGGTTCGTAAGATGAACGAAACCGGAGAGAAGAAGGTTATCAAGGTTTGGGATAGGGCCTGCACGATAGTTCCTGAATTCATAGGTCACACATTTGCCGTATACAACGGACAAAAGTTCATTCCCGTCTACGTTACCGAACAAATGGTTGGTCACAGATTGGGAGAGTTTTCCCTGACCAGGACATTCCGTGGACACGCCGGTCAAAAAGTAGCTAAGAAGAAGTAA
- the rplX gene encoding 50S ribosomal protein L24, translating into MAKKKFKIKAGDKVVVIAGKDKGKVGKVLKVLPEEERVIVEGVRIVKKHLRPSQKNPEGGIIEKEAPIHISNVMLVDPKTNKPTRVGIKFVDGKKVRYAKRSGEVIDEISKPQRAGR; encoded by the coding sequence ATGGCTAAGAAGAAGTTTAAGATAAAGGCCGGCGATAAGGTTGTTGTCATAGCCGGTAAGGACAAGGGAAAAGTAGGAAAAGTTTTAAAAGTCCTTCCTGAAGAGGAAAGGGTAATAGTTGAGGGTGTCAGGATTGTTAAAAAACACCTTCGACCAAGTCAAAAGAACCCTGAGGGCGGAATTATAGAGAAGGAAGCTCCTATCCATATAAGTAACGTAATGTTGGTTGACCCTAAAACGAACAAGCCTACAAGGGTCGGTATAAAGTTTGTTGACGGTAAAAAGGTTCGCTATGCTAAGCGTTCCGGTGAAGTAATTGACGAAATTAGCAAACCACAAAGGGCGGGTCGGTAA
- the rpsJ gene encoding 30S ribosomal protein S10, protein MAQDRIRIKLTAYDHRLLDRSVQEIIDTVKRTGAIVAGPIPLPTKRSWWSVIRSPHKYKYSQEQFEIRKHKRLLDIKNPKPQTVEALMDLKLPAGVDVEIKLD, encoded by the coding sequence ATGGCTCAGGACCGTATTAGGATAAAACTTACAGCTTATGACCACAGGCTTTTGGATAGGTCAGTTCAGGAGATTATTGATACTGTAAAGAGGACTGGCGCTATAGTGGCCGGTCCCATACCTCTTCCAACAAAGCGTTCCTGGTGGAGTGTTATAAGGTCTCCCCACAAGTACAAGTACTCACAGGAGCAGTTTGAGATAAGGAAGCACAAAAGACTTTTGGATATTAAGAATCCTAAACCTCAAACCGTGGAAGCTTTAATGGACCTGAAGCTTCCCGCCGGTGTTGATGTAGAGATTAAGCTTGACTGA
- the rpsE gene encoding 30S ribosomal protein S5 — translation MAKRVRPDGLELKERLVHINRNAKVVTGGRKFSFTAFVVVGDGKGVVGFGRGKAAEVPDAIRKAVEDAKKNLIKIPVVDGTIPFEVQAKFGGSKVIMRPAAPGTGVIASAPVRAVLESAGVTDVLTKVIGSTNPHTVVRAVMKGLEQLKTPEEFSKLRGIPVEELRRRWKLPGRKITKEGEVIRR, via the coding sequence ATGGCTAAAAGGGTAAGACCAGACGGACTTGAGCTGAAGGAGAGACTTGTACACATAAATAGAAACGCTAAAGTTGTCACAGGTGGAAGAAAGTTTAGCTTTACAGCCTTTGTCGTAGTAGGTGATGGAAAGGGCGTTGTAGGATTTGGAAGGGGTAAGGCTGCCGAGGTTCCAGATGCAATAAGGAAGGCAGTTGAGGACGCAAAGAAAAACCTTATAAAGATTCCTGTGGTTGATGGAACTATTCCATTTGAGGTTCAGGCAAAGTTTGGAGGTTCAAAGGTCATAATGAGACCGGCTGCTCCTGGTACAGGAGTTATCGCTTCAGCTCCTGTTCGTGCAGTTCTTGAATCTGCAGGAGTTACAGACGTTCTTACAAAGGTTATCGGTTCTACAAACCCCCACACAGTTGTAAGGGCTGTTATGAAGGGACTCGAGCAGCTGAAAACTCCAGAGGAGTTCTCCAAACTCCGTGGAATTCCCGTCGAGGAACTCAGAAGGCGCTGGAAGCTTCCAGGTAGGAAAATAACAAAGGAAGGTGAGGTTATCAGGAGGTAG
- the rplV gene encoding 50S ribosomal protein L22 — MAVEQREYYKEGERGFATPEEARAIWRRARMSASKVRLVVDLIRGKHVEQALAILQNTPKKAARMVEKVLKSAIANAEQKGLDPEELIVKRAYVDEGPTMKRVRPRAMGRANIRRRRTCHITVVVGKPEAKK, encoded by the coding sequence ATGGCTGTTGAGCAGAGGGAATACTACAAGGAAGGTGAAAGGGGATTTGCCACCCCTGAAGAGGCAAGGGCTATCTGGAGAAGGGCGAGAATGTCCGCTTCAAAGGTTAGGTTGGTAGTTGACCTAATCAGGGGTAAGCACGTAGAACAGGCCCTTGCTATTCTCCAGAACACTCCCAAAAAAGCTGCCCGCATGGTTGAAAAGGTCTTAAAGAGTGCAATTGCAAATGCTGAACAGAAAGGTCTTGACCCTGAGGAGCTCATTGTCAAGAGGGCTTACGTCGATGAAGGCCCTACAATGAAAAGGGTTAGACCAAGGGCTATGGGAAGGGCTAACATCAGACGCAGGAGAACCTGCCACATTACTGTTGTGGTAGGGAAACCTGAGGCTAAAAAGTAA
- the rpsC gene encoding 30S ribosomal protein S3, whose protein sequence is MGQKVHPVGFRLGITKDWESKWVAKERKKFVESLHEDLKIRELIKKKYYHAGIARIDIERTLDKINIRIWAARPGLLIARKGAEVKALRKFLEDLTGKSIHINIEEVKYPQLNAQLVAENVASQLERRVAFRRAMKRVIADAMKAGAKGIKVQCAGRLGGADMARKEWYREGRVPLQTIRADIDYGTAVAKTKYGVIGVKVWIYKGDVYKSETEELLKKIEKEVKQEMARGE, encoded by the coding sequence TTGGGACAGAAAGTTCATCCAGTAGGATTTAGACTTGGAATAACAAAGGATTGGGAGTCAAAGTGGGTTGCTAAGGAGAGAAAAAAGTTTGTTGAATCTCTCCATGAGGACTTGAAAATCAGGGAACTCATCAAGAAAAAGTACTATCACGCTGGGATTGCAAGAATTGATATTGAGAGAACCTTAGACAAGATAAACATTAGAATTTGGGCAGCCCGTCCAGGACTTCTCATTGCAAGGAAGGGGGCTGAGGTTAAAGCTCTTCGAAAGTTTCTCGAGGATTTAACGGGAAAGAGCATCCACATAAACATTGAAGAGGTTAAGTATCCCCAACTTAATGCTCAATTAGTTGCAGAGAACGTAGCTTCCCAGCTAGAGCGCCGTGTGGCGTTCAGGCGTGCCATGAAGAGGGTAATTGCCGATGCAATGAAGGCAGGAGCAAAGGGAATTAAGGTTCAGTGTGCAGGAAGGTTAGGTGGTGCCGACATGGCAAGAAAAGAGTGGTACCGTGAGGGAAGGGTACCGTTGCAGACTATTCGTGCAGACATAGATTATGGAACTGCTGTTGCCAAGACAAAGTACGGTGTTATTGGTGTAAAGGTTTGGATTTACAAGGGAGATGTTTACAAGAGTGAGACTGAAGAACTTCTCAAGAAAATCGAGAAAGAAGTAAAACAAGAGATGGCGAGAGGTGAGTAA
- the rplN gene encoding 50S ribosomal protein L14, giving the protein MIQVQTYLNVADNTGAKRVQCIRVLGGSNRKYASLGDQIVVTVKDAAPNATAKKGEVYRAVVVRTKKEVRRPDGTYIKFDDNAVVLLNKQGEPLGTRILGPVAREARQKGFTKVTTLAPEVI; this is encoded by the coding sequence ATGATTCAGGTTCAAACTTACTTAAACGTTGCTGATAACACTGGAGCAAAGAGAGTCCAGTGCATAAGGGTTTTAGGTGGTTCAAACAGAAAGTATGCCTCCCTGGGGGACCAAATAGTTGTTACTGTAAAGGACGCTGCTCCTAACGCAACAGCCAAAAAAGGGGAAGTTTACAGGGCTGTTGTTGTTAGGACTAAGAAGGAAGTAAGACGTCCCGACGGGACCTACATAAAGTTTGACGATAATGCTGTTGTCCTGCTCAACAAGCAGGGTGAACCCTTAGGAACCCGTATTTTAGGGCCTGTTGCCCGTGAAGCAAGGCAAAAGGGCTTCACAAAGGTCACAACTCTGGCTCCTGAAGTTATTTAG
- the rplP gene encoding 50S ribosomal protein L16, which translates to MLMPKRTKYRKQQRGRLKGKSYRANTLAFGDYGIQALEPHYVTTNQIEAARVAMTRTMKRGGKVWIRIFPDKPYTKKPLETRMGKGKGNVETWVAKVLPGRIMFEIAGVSEDVAMEALRLAIHKLPMKCRIVKREETPAGEE; encoded by the coding sequence ATGTTAATGCCAAAGAGAACCAAGTATAGAAAGCAACAGAGAGGAAGATTAAAGGGTAAATCTTACAGGGCTAATACGTTGGCCTTTGGGGATTACGGTATTCAAGCCCTTGAACCCCATTACGTTACAACGAACCAGATTGAAGCTGCAAGGGTTGCTATGACCCGTACGATGAAAAGGGGCGGTAAGGTCTGGATTCGAATATTCCCAGACAAGCCTTACACTAAAAAGCCCCTTGAAACCCGTATGGGTAAGGGTAAGGGTAACGTAGAAACCTGGGTCGCAAAGGTTCTTCCTGGAAGAATCATGTTTGAAATTGCAGGTGTTTCAGAAGACGTTGCAATGGAAGCTCTTAGACTTGCAATTCACAAGCTTCCAATGAAGTGTAGAATCGTTAAACGTGAAGAAACTCCAGCTGGTGAGGAGTAA
- the rpsH gene encoding 30S ribosomal protein S8 has protein sequence MMMDTVADFLSRIRNANLVYHETVDAPYSKVNEAIAKILKEEGFIKDYEIVEEPFKRAKNPENKKRIIRIHMKYGPNKERVINEIKRVSKPGRRIYVGKDEIPLVKAGLGVVILSTNKGIIPGYKARKEGVGGEVLCYVW, from the coding sequence ATGATGATGGATACAGTTGCAGATTTCCTATCAAGGATAAGGAACGCTAACCTTGTTTACCACGAAACCGTTGATGCTCCTTATTCAAAGGTTAACGAGGCAATAGCTAAAATCCTGAAGGAAGAGGGATTTATAAAGGACTATGAAATTGTTGAGGAACCCTTTAAAAGGGCAAAGAATCCCGAAAACAAGAAGAGGATAATTAGAATCCACATGAAGTACGGTCCTAACAAGGAGAGGGTTATAAACGAGATAAAAAGGGTTTCTAAGCCCGGTAGGAGAATCTACGTAGGAAAGGACGAGATTCCTCTTGTAAAAGCTGGTCTTGGAGTTGTTATTCTCTCTACAAACAAGGGAATCATCCCTGGATACAAGGCAAGAAAAGAGGGTGTAGGCGGAGAAGTTCTCTGCTACGTATGGTAA
- the rplF gene encoding 50S ribosomal protein L6, whose protein sequence is MSRVGRLPVEIPQGVTVEVKPGNHVVVKGPKGQLEFTFNPKLTIKVEDNKVIVERPNDEKQMRALHGTTRALINNMVIGVSKGFEKVLEVKGLGYRAFVKGDTLELHLGFSHPVLYKIPEGIQIEVDRDNNIYVRGIDKQKVGQVAAEIRSFRPPEPYKGKGIRYRGEKIILKAGKSAKK, encoded by the coding sequence ATGTCAAGGGTAGGAAGGCTTCCCGTTGAAATACCTCAGGGTGTTACAGTTGAGGTAAAGCCAGGAAATCACGTAGTTGTTAAAGGACCAAAGGGGCAGTTGGAGTTCACATTTAACCCAAAATTGACCATTAAGGTTGAGGATAACAAGGTAATAGTTGAGAGACCTAACGATGAAAAACAGATGAGGGCTCTCCATGGGACTACAAGGGCTCTCATTAACAACATGGTAATCGGGGTCTCAAAGGGATTCGAAAAAGTCCTCGAGGTAAAAGGTCTTGGATACAGGGCTTTTGTTAAGGGAGATACCCTTGAGCTCCACCTTGGATTCTCCCATCCCGTTCTCTACAAGATTCCGGAGGGAATTCAGATAGAGGTAGACAGGGACAACAACATTTACGTTCGTGGAATTGACAAGCAGAAGGTTGGACAGGTAGCTGCTGAGATTCGCTCCTTCAGACCACCAGAGCCCTACAAGGGTAAGGGTATTAGGTACAGAGGAGAAAAAATTATTCTCAAAGCTGGAAAATCTGCTAAGAAGTAA
- the rplE gene encoding 50S ribosomal protein L5 — translation MAEEKYVPRLRKKYQEEVVPSLMKKFGYKNVMEVPRIEKIVVNMGVGEAVQNIKELENAMNDLALITGQKPSVRRAKRSEAGFKLRKGMPIGAKVTLRRDRMWDFLDRLISMALPRVRDFKGLSPKSFDGRGNYNFGLEEQTVFPEIDYDKVDKIRGMNITIVTTAETDEEARALLEALGFPFRK, via the coding sequence ATGGCAGAAGAGAAGTACGTTCCAAGGCTCAGGAAAAAGTACCAGGAAGAGGTTGTTCCATCCCTTATGAAAAAGTTTGGTTACAAGAACGTTATGGAAGTTCCAAGAATTGAAAAGATAGTTGTCAACATGGGTGTTGGAGAGGCTGTTCAGAACATAAAGGAGCTTGAAAATGCAATGAATGACCTTGCCCTTATAACAGGGCAGAAGCCTTCCGTTAGGAGGGCAAAGAGGTCTGAGGCTGGATTCAAGCTCCGAAAGGGAATGCCCATCGGTGCTAAGGTAACCTTGAGGCGCGACAGGATGTGGGACTTCCTTGACAGGCTCATTTCAATGGCGCTTCCAAGGGTCAGGGACTTTAAGGGACTCTCTCCAAAGTCCTTTGACGGTAGAGGAAACTACAACTTTGGACTTGAGGAGCAGACAGTTTTCCCTGAAATTGACTACGATAAGGTTGACAAAATCAGGGGAATGAACATCACTATTGTTACTACAGCTGAAACCGATGAGGAAGCGAGAGCTCTCCTTGAAGCTCTTGGATTTCCATTCAGGAAGTAA
- the rplR gene encoding 50S ribosomal protein L18, whose amino-acid sequence MAKLTRRERIRKKHLRVRKKVFGTSERPRLSVYKSLKHIYAQIIDDTKGVTLVSASTLDKELRDKLAELTKTEEAREVGRLIAKRALEKGIKKVVFDRGGFIYHGRIKALAEGAREGGLEF is encoded by the coding sequence ATGGCAAAGCTTACAAGGAGAGAGAGAATTCGCAAGAAACACCTTAGGGTCAGGAAGAAGGTTTTTGGAACATCTGAAAGGCCAAGGCTTTCTGTCTATAAAAGCCTTAAGCACATATACGCTCAGATTATTGATGATACAAAAGGAGTTACTCTCGTTTCAGCTTCAACTTTGGATAAAGAGTTGAGGGACAAGCTCGCTGAGCTTACAAAGACAGAAGAGGCAAGGGAAGTTGGAAGACTTATAGCCAAGAGAGCCCTTGAAAAGGGTATTAAAAAGGTTGTTTTTGACCGTGGTGGATTTATCTACCACGGAAGAATCAAAGCTCTTGCCGAGGGAGCAAGAGAAGGTGGACTTGAATTTTAG
- the rplC gene encoding 50S ribosomal protein L3, with amino-acid sequence MKGILGRKVGMTQIFTEDGRAVAVTVIEAGPCTVVQKRTPERDGYSALQLGFIERNKSESKFPKPLLGHFKKAGIKPTKWLKEVKFDNVDEYAVGDKITVEIFKPGEKVDITGKSKGRGFAGYHKRHGFGGGRRSHGSDFHEGPGSIGACATPGRVHKGKRMAGHYGNETVTVRNLEIIDVIPEKNLLLVKGAVPGHKGGLVIVKGK; translated from the coding sequence ATGAAAGGCATATTGGGAAGAAAAGTCGGAATGACTCAAATCTTTACAGAGGATGGAAGGGCAGTTGCAGTTACTGTTATAGAGGCAGGTCCTTGTACTGTAGTTCAAAAGAGAACACCTGAAAGGGACGGATACTCTGCCCTTCAACTTGGATTTATTGAAAGGAACAAAAGTGAGTCTAAGTTCCCTAAGCCACTCTTAGGCCACTTCAAAAAGGCTGGAATTAAGCCTACAAAGTGGCTAAAGGAAGTAAAGTTTGACAATGTAGATGAATACGCTGTAGGCGACAAAATAACTGTTGAGATTTTTAAACCGGGTGAAAAGGTTGACATCACTGGAAAATCCAAGGGAAGGGGATTTGCAGGTTACCACAAACGCCACGGTTTTGGTGGCGGTAGGAGGTCCCACGGTTCTGACTTCCACGAGGGACCTGGTTCAATTGGTGCTTGTGCAACACCAGGTAGGGTTCACAAGGGTAAGAGAATGGCAGGTCACTACGGTAATGAAACAGTTACAGTTAGAAACCTTGAAATTATCGATGTAATTCCTGAGAAGAACTTACTCCTTGTTAAAGGAGCTGTTCCAGGACATAAAGGTGGACTTGTAATAGTCAAAGGAAAGTAA
- the rplD gene encoding 50S ribosomal protein L4 produces the protein MEIKVVNPQNQEVGVVEIKEEIAKAPIKKHAVWETVKWQLAKRRRGTHSTKTRGEVRGGGKKPWPQKHTGRARQGSIRAPQWVGGGVVHGPKPRDYSYSLPKKVRKVALRSVISGRIQEGNFLVVEDFSFEAPKTKKAIEFLKNLGLENKKVLLVVPSELDENTYLSFRNLPNVKVLPIEGLNVYDVLCYDKCVFFKSTLPKLEERLS, from the coding sequence ATGGAAATTAAGGTTGTAAACCCTCAAAATCAGGAAGTTGGCGTAGTTGAGATAAAGGAAGAGATAGCTAAAGCACCTATAAAGAAACATGCAGTTTGGGAAACCGTTAAGTGGCAGTTAGCAAAGAGGAGACGCGGAACCCACTCCACAAAGACCCGTGGGGAAGTTAGAGGCGGAGGAAAGAAACCTTGGCCTCAGAAGCACACAGGTAGAGCCCGTCAGGGTTCTATCAGAGCTCCCCAATGGGTAGGTGGTGGAGTTGTCCACGGACCAAAGCCAAGGGATTACTCCTACAGTTTACCTAAAAAGGTTAGAAAGGTAGCTCTAAGAAGCGTTATTTCAGGAAGAATCCAGGAAGGAAACTTCTTAGTTGTTGAGGACTTCTCCTTTGAAGCTCCTAAGACGAAGAAAGCCATTGAGTTTTTAAAGAACTTGGGACTGGAGAACAAAAAAGTTCTCCTCGTAGTTCCTTCTGAGCTTGATGAGAACACTTATCTCTCTTTCAGGAATCTACCAAACGTCAAAGTTCTTCCAATCGAAGGACTCAACGTTTACGACGTTCTCTGCTACGATAAGTGTGTTTTCTTTAAGTCAACTTTACCTAAGTTAGAGGAGAGGCTGTCATGA
- the rpmD gene encoding 50S ribosomal protein L30: MAKVKITLLRGLAGKSERKKRTLAALGLHKRGATTVKELNPAIEGMIEKVKELVKVEPVEE; the protein is encoded by the coding sequence ATGGCAAAAGTTAAGATAACTCTCTTAAGAGGCCTTGCTGGAAAGAGCGAGAGAAAGAAGAGAACACTCGCAGCTCTTGGACTCCACAAGAGGGGCGCTACAACTGTTAAGGAGCTAAATCCAGCAATTGAAGGAATGATTGAAAAGGTTAAAGAACTTGTAAAAGTCGAACCTGTGGAGGAGTAA
- the rpsQ gene encoding 30S ribosomal protein S17, translating into MAERVNRRKVRVGVVVSDKMDKTVVVRVTREFRHPVYGKRVKLSKKYMAHDENNECQVGDVVRIMETRPLSRHKRWRVVEIIEKAKKLGETVESAEE; encoded by the coding sequence ATGGCAGAAAGGGTTAACAGGAGAAAGGTAAGGGTTGGCGTTGTTGTTAGCGACAAGATGGATAAAACTGTTGTTGTTCGCGTAACAAGGGAGTTCCGCCATCCCGTTTATGGTAAAAGGGTTAAGCTTTCCAAAAAGTACATGGCCCACGATGAGAACAACGAGTGTCAGGTTGGAGATGTTGTAAGAATAATGGAAACAAGGCCACTTTCCCGCCACAAGAGGTGGAGAGTGGTTGAGATTATTGAAAAGGCTAAAAAGTTAGGTGAAACTGTTGAGAGTGCAGAGGAGTAA
- a CDS encoding type Z 30S ribosomal protein S14, translated as MARKALIVKAQREPKYKVRKYNRCPICGRPRGFIRQFGMCRLCFRTLALQGKIPGVRKASW; from the coding sequence ATGGCAAGAAAGGCTTTAATCGTTAAAGCTCAAAGGGAACCTAAGTACAAGGTTAGAAAGTACAACAGGTGTCCCATATGTGGACGTCCAAGGGGATTTATAAGACAGTTTGGAATGTGCAGACTCTGCTTTAGAACACTTGCCCTTCAGGGTAAAATCCCTGGAGTTAGAAAGGCAAGCTGGTAA
- the rpmC gene encoding 50S ribosomal protein L29 — protein MKKYTEELRQKSSEELLKLVKELKEKLLKLRFKNAFGQLENPMEIRNTRRKIARILTILRERGVKA, from the coding sequence ATGAAAAAGTACACAGAGGAACTTAGACAGAAGTCAAGCGAGGAGCTCCTCAAATTGGTCAAGGAGCTCAAGGAAAAGCTCTTAAAGTTAAGGTTCAAGAATGCTTTCGGCCAGCTTGAGAACCCTATGGAAATTAGGAATACGAGGCGCAAAATTGCCCGCATTCTTACAATCCTAAGAGAGCGCGGTGTTAAGGCATAA
- the rplB gene encoding 50S ribosomal protein L2, with product MGIKRFKPYTPSRRFMTVSDFSEITKTEPEKSLTVGFVRGTGRNNQGRITCRHKGGGHKRRYRIIDFRRNKIGVPARVAAIEYDPNRSARIALLVYADGEKRYILWPEGLKVGDTVVAGPDAEIKVGNALPLRNIPVGTIVHNVELKPGKGGQLARAAGSFAQIMGKVGDYAQLRLPSGELRLVHLDCMATVGQVGNLDHENIVLGKAGRSRWLGIRPTVRGTAMNPVDHPHGGGEGRTFGKHPVTPWGQPTKGYKTRRAKKYSDKFIIKRRNQK from the coding sequence ATGGGAATTAAGAGGTTTAAGCCATACACGCCTTCAAGGCGCTTTATGACAGTATCGGACTTTTCCGAAATTACAAAGACGGAACCTGAAAAGTCCCTTACAGTTGGTTTTGTAAGGGGAACGGGAAGGAACAACCAAGGAAGGATTACCTGCCGCCACAAAGGTGGTGGACATAAGCGCCGTTATAGAATCATAGATTTCAGACGTAATAAGATTGGAGTTCCTGCAAGGGTTGCTGCAATAGAGTACGACCCAAACAGGTCTGCAAGAATCGCACTCTTAGTCTATGCAGACGGAGAGAAAAGGTACATCCTCTGGCCTGAAGGATTAAAGGTTGGCGATACTGTCGTTGCAGGTCCAGATGCAGAAATTAAAGTTGGGAATGCCCTTCCTTTAAGAAACATTCCCGTAGGTACAATAGTTCACAATGTTGAGCTTAAACCCGGAAAGGGCGGACAGCTTGCAAGGGCAGCAGGCTCCTTTGCTCAAATTATGGGTAAAGTTGGAGACTACGCCCAGTTGAGACTTCCATCTGGGGAGCTCCGCCTTGTCCACCTTGACTGTATGGCAACCGTTGGTCAGGTAGGAAACTTGGACCATGAGAACATCGTCTTAGGTAAGGCTGGACGTTCGAGGTGGTTGGGAATAAGACCTACCGTTCGCGGTACTGCAATGAACCCGGTTGACCACCCCCACGGTGGTGGTGAGGGTAGAACCTTTGGTAAACACCCTGTTACTCCTTGGGGACAACCGACAAAGGGATACAAAACGAGAAGAGCTAAAAAGTACTCTGACAAGTTTATTATTAAGCGCCGTAATCAGAAGTAG
- the rplO gene encoding 50S ribosomal protein L15 — protein sequence MELKLNNLKPNPGAVREKKRLGRGHGSGHGKTSGRGQKGQTARSGWKGGTRPGFEGGQTPLYMRFPKRGFSNAPFKKEYAVINVGDLNEAFEEGTEITPELLRETGLVKKKLPVKILGDGEVTKKFKIKAHKFSASAKEKIEAAGGSWEEIE from the coding sequence ATGGAACTTAAGTTAAATAACTTAAAACCCAATCCTGGAGCAGTAAGGGAGAAGAAGCGTTTAGGTAGAGGTCACGGTTCTGGACACGGTAAAACGTCCGGAAGGGGACAGAAGGGACAAACAGCCCGTTCTGGATGGAAGGGAGGAACAAGGCCAGGATTTGAAGGTGGACAGACTCCCCTCTACATGAGGTTCCCAAAGAGGGGATTCTCAAATGCTCCATTTAAGAAGGAGTACGCTGTTATTAACGTTGGAGACTTAAACGAGGCCTTTGAAGAGGGAACGGAGATTACTCCGGAGCTCCTCAGAGAAACTGGGCTGGTCAAGAAAAAACTTCCCGTTAAGATTTTAGGTGACGGTGAAGTTACAAAGAAATTCAAGATTAAGGCCCACAAGTTCTCTGCCTCAGCAAAGGAGAAGATTGAGGCAGCTGGAGGTTCTTGGGAGGAGATAGAGTAA
- the rplW gene encoding 50S ribosomal protein L23, whose amino-acid sequence MRTPYDIILRPIVTEKSVRLANMEVKSSKTKEPKKISKITFEVAMDATKPEIKEAVERIFDVKVEKVNTMIVKGKRKGIRFFRGKKKDWKKAIVTLKPGYEIDLEKL is encoded by the coding sequence ATGAGAACTCCCTATGATATAATCCTGCGCCCGATTGTTACTGAAAAGAGCGTTAGGCTTGCTAATATGGAGGTTAAGAGCTCCAAAACTAAGGAGCCAAAGAAAATCTCCAAGATAACCTTTGAAGTGGCAATGGATGCAACAAAACCGGAAATTAAAGAAGCGGTTGAAAGAATATTTGATGTTAAAGTTGAAAAGGTCAACACGATGATTGTTAAGGGCAAGAGGAAGGGAATCAGGTTCTTCCGTGGTAAGAAGAAGGACTGGAAAAAGGCAATAGTCACCCTGAAGCCTGGGTACGAAATTGACCTTGAGAAACTCTAA